The Paenalcaligenes faecalis genome has a window encoding:
- a CDS encoding MarC family protein, with product MDASSLFFDFSRSFLFTIATLLPMLNPPAAAPIFLTLTEGASSTARSRLSKKVAINIFIMLTVAMVAGHVVLNFFGISLPIIRIGGGLLVIATAWRLVSASDFDAEQAQDMAESYSWEQVRSKAFYPLTFPMLCGPGSLSAALTVGATLHDSSAAVGATKLAGAIPAVAVACFIVYLCLRFASQFLYRLGSNGTAVVMRLSAFILLCLGVQIVWDGLSELTISLLVEAAARVASYYFF from the coding sequence ATGGACGCTTCCTCTTTATTTTTTGATTTCAGCCGCAGCTTTTTATTTACTATTGCGACGCTCTTACCCATGCTCAACCCACCGGCTGCAGCACCGATCTTTCTTACCCTAACCGAAGGGGCTAGCTCCACAGCACGCTCGCGACTCTCCAAAAAAGTCGCTATTAATATTTTTATTATGCTTACTGTTGCGATGGTGGCAGGCCATGTGGTTTTGAACTTTTTTGGGATCTCACTGCCTATCATTCGCATAGGCGGGGGTTTACTCGTCATCGCTACAGCTTGGCGTTTGGTTAGCGCCTCTGACTTTGACGCCGAACAAGCCCAAGACATGGCTGAATCGTACTCATGGGAGCAAGTACGCTCCAAAGCCTTCTATCCACTGACTTTTCCCATGCTCTGTGGCCCAGGCTCATTATCCGCTGCCTTAACCGTAGGTGCTACCTTACACGATAGCAGTGCAGCTGTAGGCGCAACCAAATTAGCTGGCGCAATCCCAGCCGTTGCCGTGGCCTGTTTTATTGTGTATTTGTGCTTACGCTTTGCCTCACAGTTTTTATATCGCTTAGGGAGCAATGGTACTGCCGTGGTTATGCGTCTCTCTGCTTTTATTCTTCTGTGCTTAGGTGTACAAATTGTATGGGATGGCCTCTCAGAACTAACCATCAGCTTATTGGTCGAGGCAGCGGCTAGAGTGGCTTCGTATTATTTCTTTTAG
- the purF gene encoding amidophosphoribosyltransferase → MSGVVGVVGRGPVNQLIYDSLLLLQHRGQDAAGITTYNDYFFHTHRGPGLVRDVFRTRNMRSLLGNSGVGHVRYPTTDSAENADEVQPFYVNAPFGISFVHNGNLSNWRQLRQELFSIDRRHINTNSDSEVLLNVFAHELQRAANGGDLTADIIFEAVKAVHHRVKGAYAVIAQIAHYGLIAFRDPDGIRPLCLGSHSTPEGKEWMVASESVAITGCGFQLERDVAPGEAIFIDLNGQLQSLQCAEKTQLSPCVFEYVYFARPDSTIDGVSVYDARLKMGEYLGAKLAKNLRLADIDVVMPIPDSSRPSAMQLAAQLNLNYREGFIKNRYIGRTFIMPGQAVRKKSVRQKLSAIPMEFKGKNVLLVDDSIVRGTTSREIVEMARSAGAKKVFFASAAPAVRYPNVYGIDMPLRTELIAYNKTTEEVAKEIGVDGLIYQDLADLEQALRDLNPSFDRFESSCFNGDYVTGDISLEDLDLLEQERS, encoded by the coding sequence ATGTCAGGAGTAGTAGGTGTCGTAGGTCGTGGGCCAGTAAATCAATTAATTTACGATAGTTTGTTGCTTTTACAGCACCGCGGTCAGGACGCAGCAGGAATCACTACCTACAACGATTATTTTTTTCATACGCATCGCGGGCCAGGTTTAGTTCGAGATGTGTTTCGCACCCGAAATATGCGTAGTCTTCTTGGTAATAGTGGCGTGGGCCACGTTCGTTACCCAACGACAGATAGCGCAGAAAATGCCGATGAGGTGCAGCCTTTTTACGTAAATGCGCCTTTCGGTATTAGTTTTGTTCATAATGGCAACCTAAGTAACTGGCGTCAGTTACGCCAAGAACTCTTTAGTATTGACCGCCGCCACATCAATACCAACTCAGACTCCGAAGTTCTTCTTAATGTGTTTGCTCATGAATTACAGCGTGCAGCAAATGGAGGGGACTTAACGGCGGACATTATCTTTGAGGCAGTCAAAGCGGTGCATCATCGTGTTAAGGGTGCTTATGCCGTGATTGCGCAAATTGCTCATTACGGCTTAATTGCCTTTAGAGATCCAGATGGTATTCGACCTTTGTGTTTAGGTAGCCACTCAACGCCAGAGGGTAAAGAGTGGATGGTTGCCTCTGAGTCCGTGGCTATTACCGGATGTGGTTTTCAATTAGAGCGTGATGTGGCCCCAGGTGAGGCCATTTTTATTGACCTAAATGGACAACTACAGAGTTTGCAATGCGCTGAAAAAACGCAATTATCTCCCTGTGTGTTTGAGTATGTCTATTTTGCGCGTCCTGACTCTACGATTGATGGTGTGTCTGTCTATGACGCGCGCCTAAAAATGGGTGAGTATTTAGGCGCAAAACTAGCAAAAAACTTGCGTTTAGCTGATATTGATGTGGTGATGCCTATTCCTGACTCATCTCGTCCTTCGGCCATGCAGTTAGCCGCTCAGCTGAATTTAAACTACCGAGAAGGGTTTATTAAAAATCGCTATATTGGTCGTACGTTTATTATGCCAGGCCAAGCGGTACGCAAAAAATCAGTGCGTCAAAAACTGAGTGCAATTCCGATGGAGTTTAAAGGTAAAAATGTACTGCTGGTTGATGACTCGATAGTGCGTGGTACGACCAGTCGTGAAATTGTAGAGATGGCTCGATCGGCAGGGGCTAAAAAAGTCTTTTTTGCTTCTGCTGCACCTGCGGTGCGTTATCCAAATGTATATGGTATTGATATGCCTTTGCGCACCGAGTTAATTGCTTATAACAAAACCACCGAAGAGGTAGCTAAGGAGATCGGTGTTGATGGATTGATCTATCAAGACTTAGCTGATCTAGAGCAAGCTTTACGTGATTTGAATCCTTCTTTTGATCGATTTGAATCGTCTTGTTTTAATGGGGATTATGTTACAGGTGATATTAGCCTTGAGGACTTGGATCTTTTAGAGCAGGAACGTAGTTAA
- a CDS encoding SPOR domain-containing protein, producing the protein MGLFSRKETTTAKSSRPSSDDQLVEMRNKARRRLIGAVVLVLAAIVLIPVLLTDSTPNEPDQLVTVIPSIIPPSEEQYRLAESLEQPVFNNNVVENTEDPGLIEPTPPVAAVTPPPPPPAVVNQTPEPKPEPKPKPEPKPEPKPKPTPPQTRTDDGAVALALLEGRTPPPRTTPAAAAQQGSFIVQAGAYSSQSDADARRGRLVSAGVSNAYVESAVVSGKSAYRLRVGPFPSRQAAQAAQARLRSLGYENSFISGK; encoded by the coding sequence GTTTTCACGCAAAGAGACTACGACCGCTAAAAGCAGTCGGCCCTCTAGCGACGATCAATTAGTAGAGATGCGCAACAAGGCGCGCCGTCGTTTAATTGGTGCGGTAGTGTTGGTATTAGCCGCGATCGTCCTGATCCCCGTGCTATTAACTGATAGTACGCCTAATGAACCAGATCAACTGGTAACCGTGATTCCTTCCATTATTCCTCCTTCCGAGGAACAATATCGTCTTGCTGAAAGTTTAGAGCAGCCTGTATTTAATAATAATGTTGTTGAAAACACCGAAGATCCAGGTTTAATTGAGCCCACGCCACCTGTGGCAGCCGTGACGCCGCCACCACCTCCTCCAGCGGTGGTAAATCAAACTCCAGAACCAAAGCCCGAGCCAAAGCCTAAACCCGAACCAAAGCCCGAGCCAAAACCAAAACCTACTCCTCCGCAGACTCGTACGGATGATGGTGCCGTAGCACTGGCCCTACTAGAGGGTCGTACTCCACCGCCTAGAACTACTCCTGCCGCGGCCGCACAGCAAGGCTCTTTTATTGTACAAGCGGGTGCTTACTCCTCGCAAAGCGATGCCGATGCACGTCGAGGGCGGCTGGTTTCTGCTGGGGTCTCAAACGCCTATGTAGAAAGCGCTGTTGTATCGGGTAAATCGGCCTATAGATTGCGTGTGGGGCCCTTTCCTAGTCGTCAAGCAGCGCAGGCTGCTCAAGCCAGATTACGCTCTTTGGGTTACGAAAATAGCTTTATTTCCGGCAAGTGA
- a CDS encoding CvpA family protein, giving the protein MSSFDYLILAILGASGLLGFARGLMKELMSLVAYVAAFVAAIWWGPYAAMWLDGWVESSLLRSAIAYALTFVGVLLGIGLINMVLSALIEHTGLSPADHGLGMAFGLMRGVVFILILVIVAGYTQIPAEPWWQESSFAKTAIDAVIGIKSYLPPHVASWLPY; this is encoded by the coding sequence GTGAGTAGTTTTGACTATCTTATCCTAGCTATCTTAGGGGCATCAGGGTTATTAGGCTTTGCTAGAGGCCTAATGAAAGAGCTGATGTCCTTGGTGGCTTATGTGGCGGCCTTTGTGGCCGCTATCTGGTGGGGCCCCTATGCGGCTATGTGGTTGGATGGCTGGGTCGAGAGTAGCTTATTGCGTTCTGCCATTGCCTATGCGCTTACTTTTGTAGGGGTGCTATTAGGTATAGGCTTAATTAATATGGTGCTAAGCGCCTTAATTGAGCACACAGGTCTTAGTCCTGCTGATCATGGGTTGGGCATGGCTTTTGGTCTAATGCGAGGCGTGGTTTTTATCCTGATTTTGGTTATCGTTGCGGGCTACACACAGATACCCGCTGAGCCATGGTGGCAAGAATCTAGCTTTGCAAAAACTGCCATTGATGCCGTAATCGGTATAAAATCATACTTGCCACCCCATGTGGCATCGTGGTTACCTTATTAA
- a CDS encoding disulfide bond formation protein B, translating to MQQRFFLYSAVLCLFSLGFALVSQHIFGLRPCAWCVFQRLILLGIALISLLGYVAMRYKTVWLAFISRLLIMGLAMGGALSAWYQYTVAAKLFSCDMTFADQVMTKSGLESSIPWLFGIYASCMDAAASLLGIDYAVWALLFFIFIGLLNLIALFFKPVK from the coding sequence ATGCAACAACGTTTTTTCTTGTATAGCGCTGTACTCTGTCTGTTTTCTTTGGGATTCGCTCTGGTGTCACAGCATATTTTTGGGCTACGCCCCTGTGCTTGGTGCGTATTTCAACGTCTTATTTTACTTGGCATTGCCCTGATCTCCCTGCTGGGCTATGTAGCCATGCGTTACAAAACCGTCTGGCTTGCCTTTATCTCCAGGCTTCTTATTATGGGTTTAGCAATGGGCGGTGCCCTATCTGCCTGGTATCAATATACAGTAGCAGCAAAGCTCTTTTCCTGCGACATGACCTTTGCCGATCAGGTCATGACAAAAAGCGGCCTAGAGTCATCGATTCCATGGCTTTTTGGCATTTACGCCTCTTGTATGGATGCCGCTGCATCATTATTAGGCATAGACTATGCCGTATGGGCCTTGCTCTTTTTTATATTTATTGGCCTACTTAATCTGATTGCTTTATTTTTTAAACCCGTCAAATAA
- a CDS encoding [protein-PII] uridylyltransferase yields the protein MIRSDLPLLKRRLQRQRQKAIARFRAQPRSEHLLRRLSTATDQSLTQLLTLLPLPSDTALVAVGGYGRQELYPHSDVDILILLARSPNADDTFAIESFIAALWDVGIKAATSVRTIAQCIEAAEADIATQTAQLEARFIAGSLPLFDDLQDQLEQHVDVLSFFQAKQAEMRRRHQQYQNTPYALEPNCKESPGALRDLQVLLWLANASGLGDSWQEIAQADLLSPAELRALTRASQAFMRLRIELHLLTGRAEDRVLFDYQPELAAIYGFDCSNKQRASEQLMQRYYWAARTVHQMNTILMQNLEEILYAPPIAQRQAIDDYFEVRNQRLHLRQPQALQEKPHLLLQTFLLLQQRADLHNLSAQTLRALWHSRRLVDQKFRDNPINQRLFMQILEQPRGVLHSLRQLNMLNILPRYIPEFRHIVGQMQHDLFHVYTVDQHTLMVIRNLRRFTMAEYADEHPLASQLMDEFERPWILYIAALFHDIAKGRGGNHAELGAQDALAFCQRHQLSPEDTELVVFLVYDHLSMSTVAQKRDISDPQVIHDFSCHVSTPRRLAALYLLTVADIKGTNPNIWNSWKAKLLANLYQLSLRALQGSNQDASAVLAQRKATALAQLLAKGIASSDIENLWSILDISYFLRHESDEIAWHGQALHKALLHPDPVVETRQVGRGGETIQLMIYTPDRDDLFMHICAFFDLHQLSIQDARIYTTNHGWALDSFVLLLAKHQKYTPKYAQELSTSLTQFLQSPTIECLDSTRYFIHPQSRRARVFPIAPTVDIHAMREAQKWKISIVCADRKGLLYSIAQVFAAQQINVKSAKIMTLGERVEDTFVIQSDDLHHTAFYKQFERALRAAL from the coding sequence ATGATCCGCTCAGACCTACCTTTATTAAAAAGACGCCTACAACGACAACGGCAAAAAGCCATAGCTCGTTTTAGAGCACAACCTAGGTCTGAGCATCTATTACGTCGCCTCAGTACAGCCACAGACCAATCTCTAACACAACTACTGACTTTGCTACCCCTACCCTCTGATACGGCTTTAGTGGCAGTAGGTGGCTATGGTCGCCAAGAGCTTTACCCCCACTCCGATGTAGATATACTTATATTGCTAGCACGGTCTCCCAATGCAGACGATACCTTTGCCATCGAGTCATTTATTGCTGCGCTCTGGGATGTAGGTATAAAAGCCGCTACAAGTGTGCGCACCATTGCTCAGTGCATAGAAGCCGCAGAGGCGGATATCGCCACACAGACCGCCCAACTCGAAGCTCGCTTTATAGCTGGTTCTCTCCCCTTATTTGATGATCTCCAAGATCAATTGGAACAACATGTGGATGTGCTCAGTTTCTTTCAAGCTAAACAAGCTGAAATGCGACGACGACATCAACAATACCAAAATACGCCATACGCTCTAGAACCAAACTGCAAAGAATCCCCTGGCGCATTACGTGACCTACAGGTCTTACTCTGGTTAGCCAATGCATCAGGACTAGGAGACAGCTGGCAGGAAATCGCTCAGGCCGATCTACTTAGCCCTGCTGAGCTACGAGCCCTAACTCGTGCGAGCCAAGCATTTATGCGATTACGTATAGAGCTGCACTTATTAACAGGCCGAGCTGAGGATCGGGTTCTTTTTGACTATCAACCCGAGCTAGCCGCTATTTACGGCTTTGACTGCAGCAATAAACAGCGCGCCAGTGAACAGCTCATGCAGCGCTATTATTGGGCGGCTCGTACTGTGCATCAAATGAATACCATATTGATGCAAAACCTAGAAGAAATCCTCTACGCACCACCCATTGCCCAGCGTCAGGCTATTGACGACTATTTTGAGGTACGCAATCAACGCCTACACTTGCGTCAGCCACAGGCTTTGCAAGAAAAGCCCCATTTACTGTTACAAACTTTTTTACTTTTGCAACAGCGTGCCGATCTACACAACCTCAGCGCACAAACTTTACGTGCCCTCTGGCATTCGCGACGTTTAGTAGACCAGAAATTCCGAGATAATCCGATCAACCAACGACTATTTATGCAAATTCTAGAGCAACCCAGAGGGGTATTGCACAGCTTACGGCAATTAAATATGCTCAATATTTTGCCCCGCTACATTCCTGAATTTAGGCATATCGTTGGACAAATGCAGCATGATCTATTCCATGTCTATACCGTAGATCAACACACCTTAATGGTGATCAGAAATCTACGTCGCTTTACGATGGCGGAGTATGCCGACGAACATCCGTTGGCCTCCCAACTAATGGACGAATTTGAGCGACCGTGGATTCTTTATATCGCTGCCTTATTTCATGATATCGCCAAGGGCCGAGGCGGCAACCACGCCGAACTAGGTGCTCAAGATGCTCTTGCCTTTTGCCAGCGACATCAGCTCAGCCCCGAGGACACAGAGCTGGTGGTTTTTTTAGTTTACGACCATCTTAGTATGTCTACCGTGGCACAAAAACGTGACATCAGCGACCCTCAAGTTATCCATGACTTTTCCTGCCATGTCAGCACCCCCAGGCGTCTTGCCGCTTTATACTTACTAACAGTGGCAGATATTAAGGGCACCAATCCCAATATCTGGAACTCCTGGAAAGCCAAACTACTGGCCAACCTATACCAACTCAGCCTACGCGCTCTTCAGGGCAGCAATCAGGATGCCTCTGCGGTCTTAGCTCAACGCAAAGCAACTGCCTTGGCCCAGCTACTGGCCAAAGGCATTGCCTCTTCAGATATAGAAAACCTGTGGTCGATATTAGACATCAGTTATTTTTTACGTCACGAAAGTGATGAAATTGCGTGGCATGGTCAAGCCTTACATAAAGCACTACTACACCCCGACCCCGTCGTTGAAACGCGTCAAGTCGGTCGAGGGGGGGAGACCATACAACTCATGATCTACACCCCCGATCGTGATGATCTATTTATGCATATTTGCGCGTTTTTTGATCTGCACCAATTAAGTATTCAAGATGCTCGCATCTACACCACAAACCATGGCTGGGCCTTAGATAGCTTTGTTTTACTATTAGCCAAACATCAAAAATACACACCGAAGTACGCTCAGGAGCTCTCTACCTCACTCACTCAGTTTTTGCAAAGCCCCACCATTGAATGCTTAGACAGCACTCGCTATTTCATTCATCCTCAATCTAGACGAGCACGTGTCTTTCCTATTGCTCCCACCGTAGACATCCACGCCATGAGAGAGGCTCAAAAATGGAAAATATCGATTGTTTGTGCGGATAGAAAAGGATTACTTTATAGCATTGCTCAAGTTTTTGCAGCGCAGCAAATTAACGTAAAATCCGCTAAAATTATGACTCTAGGCGAACGTGTAGAAGACACCTTTGTCATCCAAAGCGATGATCTCCACCACACCGCATTTTATAAACAATTCGAGCGCGCACTACGCGCTGCCCTCTAG